One stretch of Prochlorococcus marinus XMU1402 DNA includes these proteins:
- a CDS encoding galactose mutarotase has translation MEISSGNNQGIYTFQLDKKNYIKFCPERGGLITNWVSDGNEILYFDEKRFMDKTKSIRGGIPILFPICGNLNTSNSVFGEDYLQLKQHGFARDLQWQHSLNKNGNSLSLFLNESKKTKKYYPFDFELRIEVTLKINCLEFEIKIYNKTDIAMPINFGLHPYFNISDFKNLEFIDNPLNCQNQEKNIISNTLDELNNINLGVDLLMYTSGRSAFRDKIFQRQLTLNHPYPFDLGVIWSDPPRRMICLEPWTSPRNSFVDGFRNIMIPSNDCQRFDASIQIKSFK, from the coding sequence GTGGAAATCAGTTCAGGCAACAATCAAGGTATATATACTTTTCAATTAGACAAAAAAAACTATATTAAATTTTGTCCGGAGAGAGGAGGGTTGATTACAAATTGGGTTTCGGATGGTAATGAAATACTTTATTTCGATGAAAAAAGATTTATGGATAAGACAAAAAGTATTAGGGGAGGGATTCCTATCCTGTTTCCAATTTGTGGAAATCTCAATACCTCTAATTCAGTATTTGGAGAAGATTATTTGCAATTAAAACAGCATGGTTTCGCTAGGGACTTGCAATGGCAACACTCACTTAATAAAAATGGGAATTCATTGAGCTTATTTTTAAATGAATCTAAAAAAACAAAAAAATATTATCCTTTCGATTTCGAACTTAGAATTGAAGTTACCTTAAAGATTAACTGTTTAGAATTTGAAATTAAAATCTATAACAAAACTGATATTGCTATGCCTATAAATTTTGGTTTGCATCCTTATTTTAATATTTCAGATTTCAAGAATTTAGAGTTTATTGATAATCCACTTAATTGTCAGAATCAAGAAAAAAACATCATAAGTAATACTTTGGATGAATTAAACAATATTAATTTAGGAGTTGATCTACTTATGTATACTTCTGGCAGAAGCGCTTTTCGAGATAAAATTTTTCAAAGACAGTTAACTTTAAATCATCCATATCCTTTTGATCTAGGCGTCATTTGGAGTGATCCTCCAAGAAGAATGATATGTCTCGAACCTTGGACTAGTCCAAGAAATTCTTTTGTTGATGGATTTAGAAATATTATGATTCCTTCAAATGATTGTCAAAGGTTTGATGCATCAATACAAATAAAATCTTTTAAATAA
- a CDS encoding alpha/beta fold hydrolase, producing the protein MEKSVQISKEVNYSWNFLSYPIHTVTAKPKEESSRNCAILLIHGFGASTDHWRFNIPVLSEKYEVHAIDLLGFGKSPKPSDVQYSSHLWKDQVASYVKEVIKKPTFIVGNSLGGYASLAASAELEELSAGVILLNAAGSFTEEEVPPKNRLESSIRTLVGTFFRGNFFLQRGTFDFMRRRGTIQNTLKKVYVNKTNVDDYLIDSILRPSLDPGAFNVFKTVWNPSGVKGEPFDKLFNKLKSPLLLLWGGSDPWMNTKRKRLLYEKFAPNNTKEIILDAGHCPHDEVPELVNKHILEWIDSL; encoded by the coding sequence ATGGAAAAATCAGTACAGATTAGTAAAGAGGTAAATTACTCTTGGAATTTTTTAAGTTATCCAATACATACTGTTACTGCAAAACCAAAAGAGGAGAGCTCTCGAAATTGTGCAATTCTCTTAATTCATGGTTTTGGAGCCTCCACAGATCATTGGCGTTTTAATATTCCTGTTTTGAGTGAAAAATATGAGGTTCATGCAATAGATCTCTTGGGTTTTGGAAAAAGTCCCAAACCATCAGATGTTCAATATTCAAGTCATCTTTGGAAAGATCAAGTTGCATCATACGTAAAAGAAGTCATTAAAAAACCAACTTTTATTGTTGGAAATTCTTTAGGTGGTTATGCATCTCTTGCTGCCAGTGCAGAATTAGAAGAACTATCAGCAGGTGTTATATTGCTTAATGCTGCTGGATCATTCACTGAAGAAGAGGTTCCACCAAAGAATAGACTTGAGAGTTCTATAAGAACTTTAGTTGGAACATTTTTTAGAGGTAATTTTTTTCTTCAACGAGGAACATTCGACTTTATGAGAAGAAGAGGAACAATTCAAAATACTTTGAAGAAGGTGTATGTAAATAAAACTAATGTTGACGATTATCTTATAGATTCAATTTTAAGGCCTTCACTAGATCCTGGAGCATTTAATGTTTTTAAAACTGTTTGGAATCCATCAGGAGTTAAAGGAGAACCATTTGATAAATTATTCAACAAATTAAAATCTCCACTTTTACTTTTGTGGGGAGGTTCAGATCCTTGGATGAATACCAAACGCAAAAGACTTCTTTATGAAAAATTTGCCCCAAATAATACTAAAGAAATTATTCTTGACGCTGGGCATTGTCCTCATGATGAAGTCCCCGAGTTAGTTAATAAGCACATACTAGAATGGATTGATTCTTTGTAG
- a CDS encoding cation:proton antiporter, giving the protein MYPLLAELSAHDLEVAETLIGVIRFLLIFLAARALAEVLVRLSLPTIVGELLAGVVIGASGFHLLIPPSAGTELNEGLVNVISSLASIPPESVSEVYFESFPSLQAVATLGLYALLFLTGLESELEELVAVGAQAFTVAMAGVILPFAFGTLGLMFIFQVDLIPAVFAGASMTATSIGITASVFGELGYLKTREGQIVIGAAVLDDILGIVILAVVVALAAGGSLEIAPIIKLVAAAVVFVIAAIALSRTAAPGFDWLLDRLKAPGAVVVASFVILVLCCFVATAIGLEAALGAFAAGLILSSSKNNHAIQQSVLPLVSLFATIFFVLVGAGMDLSVINPLDPTSRSALVVAGFLLVVAIIGKIAAGWVFSSDKPTNRLVVGLGMMPRGEVGLIFLGLGTSAKLLTPSLEAAILLMVIGTTFLAPVLLRIVLKDKPPNDGNKISDDVAADPVGLL; this is encoded by the coding sequence ATGTACCCTTTACTTGCTGAATTAAGTGCACATGATCTAGAAGTTGCTGAAACGTTGATAGGAGTGATTAGGTTTCTATTGATCTTTTTAGCAGCAAGAGCATTAGCAGAAGTATTAGTAAGACTAAGTTTGCCAACAATTGTTGGTGAGCTTCTTGCAGGGGTTGTAATAGGAGCATCAGGATTCCATTTATTGATACCGCCCTCAGCAGGAACTGAACTAAATGAGGGACTTGTAAATGTTATTAGTTCATTAGCGTCAATACCTCCGGAATCAGTATCTGAGGTTTATTTCGAAAGTTTCCCATCCCTCCAAGCAGTAGCAACACTTGGGTTATATGCACTTTTATTTTTAACAGGATTAGAAAGTGAGTTAGAGGAATTGGTAGCTGTCGGTGCGCAGGCTTTTACTGTTGCTATGGCTGGGGTAATTTTACCGTTTGCCTTTGGAACTCTCGGATTAATGTTTATTTTCCAGGTAGATTTAATCCCAGCAGTTTTTGCTGGAGCATCGATGACGGCTACAAGTATAGGAATTACTGCAAGCGTTTTCGGTGAATTAGGATATTTGAAAACTAGAGAAGGACAAATTGTTATTGGCGCAGCAGTGCTAGATGATATTTTGGGAATTGTTATTCTGGCAGTGGTTGTGGCTCTTGCTGCAGGAGGTTCTTTAGAAATTGCTCCTATTATTAAATTAGTTGCGGCAGCAGTAGTATTTGTTATTGCTGCTATCGCATTAAGTCGAACAGCAGCACCAGGATTTGATTGGTTATTAGATAGATTGAAAGCGCCTGGAGCTGTAGTCGTGGCTTCTTTTGTCATACTTGTATTATGTTGTTTTGTCGCAACAGCTATTGGATTAGAGGCAGCCTTAGGTGCTTTTGCAGCTGGATTGATTCTTAGCAGTTCTAAAAATAATCATGCAATACAACAATCGGTTTTACCTTTAGTTTCCTTATTCGCAACTATTTTCTTTGTACTAGTTGGTGCTGGAATGGATTTATCAGTTATCAATCCACTTGATCCAACAAGTAGATCAGCTCTTGTAGTTGCAGGATTTTTATTAGTTGTTGCAATTATTGGAAAAATTGCAGCCGGATGGGTATTTTCAAGTGATAAACCCACTAATAGATTAGTTGTAGGCCTGGGTATGATGCCTAGAGGAGAGGTAGGTTTAATTTTCCTTGGGTTAGGAACAAGTGCTAAGTTGTTAACTCCTTCTCTTGAAGCGGCTATTTTATTAATGGTAATTGGAACTACATTTCTCGCACCTGTTCTTTTGAGAATTGTTCTAAAAGATAAGCCCCCAAATGATGGCAATAAAATTTCAGATGATGTTGCGGCTGATCCTGTGGGTCTTCTTTAG
- a CDS encoding NAD(P)H dehydrogenase subunit NdhS yields MELSNKPILPGSFVVVKDTNSIYRGYKGFVQRVTNKKAAVLFEGGNWDKLITFQLTNLEIV; encoded by the coding sequence ATGGAATTATCGAATAAACCAATACTCCCTGGTTCTTTTGTTGTTGTAAAAGATACTAACTCTATATATAGAGGATATAAAGGTTTTGTACAGAGAGTTACAAACAAAAAAGCAGCTGTTTTATTTGAAGGAGGTAATTGGGATAAGCTCATAACTTTTCAGTTAACTAATTTAGAAATAGTATAA
- a CDS encoding ribonuclease III family protein: MTNIINAKRINQIITFLKSLKVKSKRFSEIIRTQNISLIQNFNQALTHSSDSKEINYEKLEFFGDAVLRLAASNFIEKKYPQMSVGERSELRAQIVSDEWLTKLGKKIGIEKLIIKGPKALGDENSKNTIIGEATEALIGAIYKCFNSIQEVNLWLDDIWEEDSEIFLKAPYKFKSKTVLQEWCQSKGFDLPVYKIIEVSKTNGDPKRFSCDIFIDGLKESSAFGKSHKQAETNAARVLIEQFITLGKI, translated from the coding sequence ATGACAAATATAATTAACGCTAAGAGAATTAATCAAATTATTACTTTTTTAAAGTCTTTAAAAGTTAAATCAAAAAGATTTTCTGAGATAATTAGAACGCAAAATATTTCACTAATTCAAAATTTTAATCAAGCATTAACCCATTCTTCAGATAGCAAAGAAATAAATTACGAAAAATTAGAATTCTTTGGAGATGCAGTACTCAGATTGGCCGCATCAAATTTTATTGAAAAGAAATATCCTCAAATGAGCGTAGGCGAAAGATCAGAGCTTAGAGCACAAATTGTCAGTGATGAGTGGTTAACTAAATTAGGGAAAAAAATTGGCATAGAGAAATTAATAATTAAAGGGCCTAAAGCTCTTGGTGATGAAAATTCAAAAAACACTATTATTGGTGAAGCTACAGAAGCTTTAATCGGCGCCATTTATAAATGTTTTAATTCAATTCAAGAAGTCAACCTATGGTTAGATGATATTTGGGAAGAGGATTCAGAAATTTTTTTAAAAGCTCCATACAAATTTAAATCTAAGACAGTATTACAGGAGTGGTGCCAAAGTAAAGGTTTTGATTTGCCAGTTTACAAAATAATTGAGGTCTCTAAAACAAATGGCGACCCAAAAAGATTTTCCTGCGACATTTTTATCGATGGATTAAAAGAATCATCGGCATTTGGCAAATCGCATAAACAAGCCGAAACAAATGCAGCTAGAGTTTTAATAGAACAATTTATAACTTTAGGTAAGATCTAA
- a CDS encoding glycogen/starch/alpha-glucan phosphorylase: MANPMNSNKPFDLRLPTPGCYLDPEKAGMDSDAVFQGMTAHLFYTLGKLATSASPHDLYMALSYAVKDRLMTRYLASQEVIRKKPQKTVAYLSAEFLIGPQLSNNLLNLGITQEAEDALKRFGIDSLSTILEVEEEPGLGNGGLGRLAACYMESLASLQVPAVGYGIRYEFGIFNQLIRDGWQVEVTDKWLKGGWPWELPQPDESCFVGFGGRTESFRDDKGNYRSRWIPSEHAIGVPHDVPVLGYRVNTCDRLRLWRADATESFDFYAFNIGDYYGAVEEKVASETLSKVLYPNDGTDEGRRLRLKQQHFFVSCSLQDMLRSLEKRSIPIIDFPRHWTVQLNDTHPAIAVAELMRLLIDQYHVGWDKAWNITTSSVAYTNHTLLPEALEKWDLGLFNDLLPRHLEIIYEINWRFLQQLRLRYPGDDKILQKLSIIDEEGSKSVRMAHLATIGAHHINGVAALHSDLIKRQLLPEFAKLWPEKFTNVTNGVTPRRWVALSNPSLSKLLEKEVGPNWITNMELLKKLEGKKDDNGFLQKFEETKLNGKRKLASFIHSKTGILVDPSSLFDVQVKRIHQYKRQHLNALQVIAQYLRIKNGTNNYAVPRTIIFGGKAAPGYFMAKLMIRFINGIADVVNSDPDMEGLLRVVFLPDYNVKLGEIVYPATDLSEQISTAGKEASGTGNMKFAMNGALTIGTLDGANVELRDLVKKENFFLFGKTESQIMDLKYSGYSPKTFIDQCPELQEVVRLIEIGHFSNGDKELFKPLLNSLTGYDPFFVMADFEDYLNKQDEVSKCWNNKKSWNKMALLNTARSGYFSSDRSIREYCKSIWKVSPMPVEITCDVEELTN, from the coding sequence ATGGCTAATCCAATGAATTCCAACAAACCCTTCGATCTACGCTTGCCTACCCCAGGCTGCTATTTAGATCCTGAGAAAGCTGGTATGGATTCAGATGCTGTTTTTCAAGGAATGACAGCCCATCTTTTTTATACCCTTGGAAAGCTAGCTACTTCTGCAAGTCCTCACGACTTGTATATGGCTTTAAGTTATGCCGTTAAAGATAGGCTAATGACCAGATACTTAGCCAGTCAAGAAGTTATAAGAAAAAAACCACAAAAAACAGTAGCTTACTTATCAGCAGAATTTTTAATAGGTCCTCAATTAAGTAATAACCTACTCAATCTTGGAATAACTCAAGAGGCAGAAGATGCTTTAAAGAGATTTGGAATAGATTCGTTATCAACGATTCTTGAAGTAGAAGAAGAACCTGGATTAGGTAATGGTGGACTAGGAAGGCTCGCCGCATGTTATATGGAATCATTAGCATCACTACAAGTTCCAGCGGTTGGTTACGGTATTCGATATGAATTTGGTATATTTAATCAGTTAATTAGAGATGGTTGGCAAGTTGAAGTTACGGATAAATGGCTAAAAGGAGGATGGCCATGGGAACTTCCTCAACCTGATGAATCATGTTTTGTTGGTTTTGGAGGTAGAACTGAAAGTTTTAGAGATGATAAAGGAAACTACAGATCAAGATGGATTCCTTCAGAACATGCTATAGGAGTTCCTCATGATGTCCCTGTACTGGGTTATAGGGTAAATACATGCGATAGATTAAGATTGTGGAGAGCTGATGCGACCGAAAGTTTTGATTTTTATGCCTTTAATATTGGTGATTACTATGGAGCTGTAGAAGAAAAAGTTGCATCTGAAACCCTTTCTAAAGTTCTTTACCCAAACGATGGAACTGATGAAGGTAGAAGATTAAGACTCAAACAACAGCACTTTTTTGTAAGTTGTTCTCTGCAGGATATGTTGAGAAGCCTTGAAAAAAGATCAATACCAATAATAGATTTTCCTCGACATTGGACTGTCCAATTAAATGATACTCATCCTGCTATTGCAGTAGCAGAATTAATGCGACTCCTCATTGACCAATATCATGTAGGCTGGGACAAGGCTTGGAACATAACAACTTCTTCAGTTGCGTACACAAACCATACCTTACTTCCAGAAGCTTTAGAAAAATGGGATTTAGGTTTATTTAATGATCTCCTCCCTCGTCATCTAGAAATTATTTATGAAATAAATTGGAGATTTCTACAACAATTAAGACTACGTTATCCTGGCGATGATAAAATCCTTCAAAAACTTTCCATAATTGATGAAGAAGGATCTAAATCAGTAAGAATGGCTCACTTAGCTACAATTGGGGCCCATCATATTAATGGTGTTGCAGCTCTTCACTCAGATTTAATAAAAAGACAACTTCTTCCTGAATTTGCAAAACTATGGCCTGAAAAATTTACGAATGTTACTAACGGAGTTACTCCAAGGAGATGGGTTGCTCTCTCAAATCCATCTTTATCCAAACTACTAGAAAAAGAAGTAGGTCCTAATTGGATAACTAATATGGAACTACTTAAAAAGTTAGAAGGGAAAAAAGATGATAACGGCTTTTTACAAAAATTTGAAGAAACCAAATTAAATGGAAAGCGAAAATTAGCTAGCTTTATCCATTCAAAAACAGGAATACTAGTTGATCCATCAAGTTTATTTGATGTTCAAGTAAAAAGAATTCATCAATATAAAAGACAACATTTAAACGCTTTACAAGTTATAGCTCAGTATCTACGAATAAAAAATGGTACAAATAATTATGCAGTACCAAGAACAATCATCTTTGGAGGTAAAGCTGCACCAGGTTACTTTATGGCAAAACTAATGATTAGATTCATTAATGGTATTGCTGATGTAGTGAATTCTGATCCAGATATGGAAGGTCTTTTGAGGGTAGTTTTTCTACCAGACTATAATGTAAAACTTGGTGAAATTGTTTACCCTGCGACGGATCTTTCGGAACAAATTTCAACTGCTGGAAAAGAAGCATCTGGAACTGGCAATATGAAATTCGCCATGAATGGAGCTTTGACTATTGGAACCTTAGATGGAGCTAATGTGGAATTAAGAGATCTTGTAAAGAAAGAAAATTTCTTCCTTTTTGGAAAAACTGAAAGTCAAATTATGGATTTAAAATATAGTGGTTACTCGCCCAAAACTTTTATTGACCAATGTCCAGAATTACAAGAAGTAGTTCGCTTAATTGAAATTGGACACTTTAGTAATGGCGATAAAGAATTATTTAAACCTTTATTAAATAGCTTGACTGGATATGACCCATTCTTTGTTATGGCTGACTTCGAAGACTATTTGAATAAACAGGATGAGGTGAGCAAATGCTGGAATAATAAAAAATCTTGGAATAAGATGGCATTACTAAATACTGCAAGATCTGGTTATTTTTCATCAGATAGATCTATCAGAGAGTATTGCAAATCTATCTGGAAAGTATCTCCCATGCCTGTAGAAATTACTTGCGATGTAGAAGAATTAACTAATTAA